The Syntrophaceae bacterium genome contains a region encoding:
- a CDS encoding uridine kinase, whose product MALFRERDGRRLHVKSRLMGESLVGKTFLESLKVAPQQRLFPDVNVIKIGGQSICDRGIKALPSLVREIVACKKKHKMLITTGGGTRSRHIYTIGLELGMPTGIIAKFGSSISEQNALLVATLLSPWGGIKIGHDEVIKLSTYFAQDCIPVMHGMPPYDYFALPSAKQRIPIHRTDVGTLVLADLIGARSCIFVKDERGLYTDDPKKNEKAEFIPKISVEELLERNLEDLIIERPCLEILRNSEVVDRIQVINGLEKGNLTKALAGKPVGTVISKS is encoded by the coding sequence ATGGCCCTTTTCCGAGAACGGGACGGACGCCGTCTCCATGTGAAGAGTCGATTGATGGGGGAGAGCCTAGTGGGGAAGACCTTTCTGGAAAGCCTGAAGGTCGCGCCGCAGCAGAGGCTCTTCCCCGACGTGAATGTGATCAAGATCGGCGGACAGTCCATCTGCGACCGCGGGATCAAGGCATTGCCGAGTCTGGTCCGGGAGATCGTCGCCTGCAAGAAGAAGCACAAGATGCTGATCACCACGGGTGGAGGCACCCGGAGCCGGCACATTTACACGATCGGCCTGGAGCTGGGCATGCCCACGGGGATCATCGCGAAGTTCGGGAGTTCCATCTCCGAGCAGAACGCGCTCCTGGTCGCCACCCTCCTGTCGCCCTGGGGCGGCATCAAGATCGGCCACGACGAGGTCATCAAGCTGTCGACTTATTTTGCCCAGGACTGCATCCCCGTCATGCACGGCATGCCGCCCTACGACTATTTCGCCCTGCCGTCGGCAAAGCAGCGGATCCCGATTCACCGGACGGACGTGGGCACCCTTGTCCTGGCCGACCTGATCGGCGCCCGAAGCTGCATCTTCGTCAAGGACGAGCGGGGTCTCTACACGGACGATCCGAAGAAGAACGAAAAGGCGGAGTTCATCCCGAAAATCAGCGTCGAGGAGCTCCTGGAGAGGAACTTGGAAGACCTGATCATCGAGCGTCCCTGCCTGGAGATCCTTCGGAACAGCGAGGTCGTGGACAGGATCCAGGTAATCAACGGCCTGGAGAAAGGAAATCTGACGAAGGCACTGGCCGGAAAACCGGTCGGCACGGTCATATCCAAATCATGA
- a CDS encoding glycosyltransferase yields MPLAIFYFQLHQPLRLHPDRDKFLWDEQNQAIFEKVAEKCYLPAVEMFTDLVARHPRFKITLGMSGTFLEQAQQYRPEVIQALQALQDAGRDGERVEFLSETYYHSLASLFDDPRKQEFRDQVSLHRDLIRKLFGVFPTSFRNTELMYNNRIAEVVADMGYASILCEKRNDMFTGSEVPISPNAVFRAAGSPLVVLPRNRELSDDVAFRFPHQPILPEVYASYIAKIDGEAVLLGYDFEHIGEHIWADKGIFEFWRGLPEALERHGNVVPSTPTEVAARFREADCPVVDIHDLSTSSWADAGRDTFGWLGNPTQYDLFRDIQMMEPRARRAGGELLLQWRQLTTSDHVYFIHERIGEDHAVHAYFNPYGGSIARPTQILTRKIDDLQVAMVRFEVLRKRETTAILMITPETGRLPEEMGPLAKYVSGKSGGLGEVVSALCEGLTERGIDVHLATLNLKKRFQRESRLDEQEWREIRYKIDAGRIHLVSSSIFENNAGAYAGDVLRTAAEFQREVVNSLIKEVRAKHKGRLIIHSHDWMAGGAITAYGAATGLPILHTVHNVFTADLPLDLLEGVNLANLHPRLYFSEAFGRRCIDCQATAIKNATIVNFVGERFLREVVGDYFLDRPIVPPSVRREVKEKYYFDAARAIINAPASNMYPENCDLLARKYGPEDDILEAKRENRVEFQRRTGLNVDPDAILFYWPSRLDTVQKGVDLLEAVAGHFTGVHRDAQIAVVADPVGTDRTHADILGRIAWSSEGRITFQPYSEDLSMLGFAAASDVFGASLYEPCGQIDQVGNLFGCTATNRDTGGYHDKIRELRLKIDGSPLDVGNGFLFRDYDTGGLWYALEKSLAFHRKPPEVREAQIRRIMREARERYDLGGMIAEYMRIYERLNGGRPIF; encoded by the coding sequence ATGCCGCTTGCTATTTTCTATTTCCAGCTCCACCAGCCGCTCAGGCTCCACCCGGATCGGGATAAATTCCTGTGGGACGAGCAGAATCAGGCGATCTTCGAAAAGGTGGCGGAGAAGTGTTATCTTCCCGCCGTGGAGATGTTCACCGACCTGGTCGCGCGACATCCCCGCTTCAAGATCACCCTCGGCATGTCCGGGACGTTCCTGGAACAGGCCCAGCAGTACCGGCCCGAGGTGATCCAGGCGCTCCAGGCGCTGCAAGATGCGGGGCGAGACGGGGAGCGGGTGGAGTTCCTCAGCGAGACGTATTACCACTCCCTGGCGAGCCTCTTCGACGATCCGCGGAAACAGGAATTCCGGGACCAGGTCTCCCTGCACCGGGACCTGATCCGGAAGCTCTTCGGCGTGTTTCCCACGTCCTTCCGGAACACGGAGCTGATGTACAACAACCGCATCGCCGAAGTCGTAGCGGACATGGGATACGCCTCCATCCTCTGCGAGAAGCGGAACGACATGTTCACCGGGAGCGAGGTTCCAATCTCCCCCAACGCCGTCTTCCGGGCCGCCGGCTCGCCCCTCGTCGTTCTTCCCCGCAATCGGGAGCTGAGTGACGACGTGGCCTTCCGGTTCCCCCACCAGCCCATCCTGCCGGAAGTCTATGCCTCCTACATCGCGAAAATCGACGGGGAGGCGGTCCTCCTGGGGTACGACTTCGAGCACATCGGGGAGCACATCTGGGCCGACAAGGGGATCTTCGAGTTCTGGCGCGGCCTTCCGGAGGCCCTCGAGCGCCATGGAAACGTAGTCCCGTCGACCCCGACGGAAGTCGCCGCACGATTCCGAGAGGCCGACTGCCCGGTCGTCGACATCCACGACCTCTCGACGTCGTCGTGGGCCGATGCTGGACGGGACACGTTCGGGTGGCTCGGCAACCCGACCCAGTACGATCTGTTCCGGGACATCCAGATGATGGAGCCGCGGGCCAGGCGGGCCGGAGGGGAACTGCTCCTGCAATGGCGGCAACTCACGACGTCGGACCACGTCTACTTCATCCACGAGCGGATCGGGGAGGATCATGCGGTTCACGCCTATTTCAACCCCTACGGAGGCTCCATCGCCCGACCTACGCAGATCCTGACCCGGAAGATCGACGATCTCCAGGTTGCCATGGTTCGCTTCGAGGTCCTCCGGAAGCGGGAGACGACGGCGATTCTCATGATTACGCCGGAAACGGGGCGGCTGCCCGAGGAGATGGGGCCGCTGGCAAAGTATGTCTCCGGGAAAAGCGGCGGTCTAGGAGAGGTGGTGTCCGCTCTGTGCGAAGGACTTACGGAACGCGGAATCGACGTGCATCTGGCCACTCTGAATCTGAAAAAACGCTTCCAGCGGGAATCGAGGCTGGACGAACAGGAGTGGCGGGAGATCCGCTACAAGATCGACGCCGGGCGGATCCACCTGGTCAGCTCCTCCATCTTCGAGAACAACGCCGGCGCTTACGCGGGAGACGTTTTGCGGACGGCAGCGGAGTTCCAGCGGGAAGTCGTCAACAGCCTCATCAAGGAGGTCCGGGCCAAGCACAAGGGCAGGCTGATCATCCACAGCCACGACTGGATGGCGGGAGGGGCGATCACGGCCTACGGAGCGGCTACGGGTCTCCCGATCCTCCACACCGTCCACAACGTCTTCACGGCGGACCTGCCCCTGGATCTGCTGGAAGGGGTGAACCTGGCGAATCTCCATCCCCGCCTCTATTTCAGCGAGGCCTTCGGCCGACGTTGCATCGACTGCCAGGCCACGGCGATCAAGAACGCCACGATTGTCAATTTCGTCGGGGAGAGGTTTCTCCGGGAGGTCGTGGGGGACTATTTCCTGGACCGGCCCATCGTTCCCCCGAGCGTTCGCCGGGAAGTGAAAGAGAAATATTACTTCGACGCCGCCCGGGCGATCATCAACGCGCCGGCCTCGAACATGTATCCGGAAAACTGCGATCTCCTCGCCCGGAAATACGGTCCCGAGGACGACATCCTGGAGGCGAAGCGGGAAAACCGGGTGGAGTTCCAGCGACGGACGGGCCTGAACGTAGACCCTGACGCCATCCTGTTTTATTGGCCGTCGCGGCTCGACACCGTTCAGAAGGGGGTGGATCTCCTGGAGGCCGTGGCCGGCCATTTCACGGGAGTGCACAGGGACGCCCAGATCGCCGTCGTCGCCGATCCCGTAGGCACAGACCGAACCCATGCGGACATCCTGGGGCGGATCGCCTGGAGCTCGGAAGGGCGCATCACCTTCCAGCCATACAGCGAAGACCTGTCCATGCTCGGATTCGCCGCCGCCAGCGACGTCTTCGGCGCCTCCCTCTACGAACCCTGCGGCCAGATCGACCAGGTGGGCAATCTCTTCGGATGCACCGCCACGAACCGGGACACGGGGGGATATCACGACAAGATCAGGGAGCTGAGGCTCAAGATCGACGGCTCCCCCCTCGACGTAGGCAACGGATTTCTCTTCCGGGACTACGACACGGGCGGGCTCTGGTATGCCCTGGAAAAGAGCCTGGCCTTTCACCGGAAGCCCCCGGAAGTCCGGGAGGCGCAAATCCGGCGGATCATGCGGGAGGCCCGGGAGCGGTACGACCTGGGCGGGATGATCGCCGAATACATGCGAATTTACGAACGGCTCAACGGAGGCCGGCCCATATTTTAG
- a CDS encoding response regulator transcription factor codes for MKISVFLADDHTIVRDGLKYLLEADGDIKVVGEAGNGRDAVRAIRNLRPDVVIMDIVMADLNGIEATEQICREFPDMRIIILSMQSSTESILRALRAGARGYLFKESAGRELIQAIHAVLAGHRYLSAKVSDQVVGAYVKEDRFKDPLSVLSSREREVLQLVVEGRTSAEIAGMLFLSVKTVETYRSRLMQKLNIRDIPGLIKFAIQQGLTSLE; via the coding sequence TTGAAGATCAGCGTTTTCCTGGCCGACGACCACACGATCGTCCGTGACGGCCTCAAGTACCTGCTGGAGGCCGACGGCGACATCAAGGTCGTGGGCGAAGCTGGTAACGGCCGGGACGCAGTCCGGGCCATCCGCAACCTCCGGCCCGATGTCGTGATCATGGACATCGTCATGGCAGACCTGAACGGGATCGAGGCCACGGAGCAGATCTGCCGCGAGTTCCCGGACATGCGCATCATCATCCTATCCATGCAGTCCTCGACGGAGTCCATCCTACGGGCACTCCGGGCGGGGGCACGGGGCTACCTGTTCAAGGAATCCGCCGGCAGGGAGCTGATCCAGGCCATCCATGCCGTCCTTGCCGGACACCGCTACCTGAGTGCGAAGGTGTCCGACCAGGTCGTCGGCGCATACGTGAAAGAGGACAGGTTCAAAGATCCGCTGTCCGTCCTGAGCAGTCGCGAACGGGAAGTCCTGCAGCTGGTCGTGGAGGGTCGGACCAGCGCGGAGATCGCCGGGATGCTTTTCCTGTCTGTCAAGACCGTGGAGACGTACCGGAGCCGCCTTATGCAGAAACTGAACATCCGGGACATCCCCGGCCTCATCAAGTTTGCCATCCAGCAGGGACTCACCTCCCTGGAATAA
- a CDS encoding propionyl-CoA carboxylase produces MGDQPEKKISRAQKKEAEFEENRLHWLEEEKRIHALWEKAYNPGGDAQNQRLAKQGKKPPRQLIRQLIDPGTEFFELSRGAGFGIGYEGVEDVPSAGLVTGIGKIHGNWVMILANDSRVTAGAYYPISCKKHLRAQEIAERCGLNFVYIADSAGAYLPLQDRIFPGRNQFGHFFYNMCRMSAKGLKQYTLSTGGNTAGGAYIVYLACESIMIDGLSYSFLGGPPMVKSAIGETVSMEDLGGAKVHTHISGGADHFVKSQDEGIEKLRELLAFDPKQTLYADRRKPADPKVSADHLYRVLPKETSKGINVREVIAAIADDSWFSEYKRQYNIGRGDNIVCGKIFLKGLPVGVIASNNNGVIFVDSARKAIEWVIRCCTMKIPLLYIQNSPGYMVGTAEEYAGIGKYGSGMVRACACAEVPRIQWIIGPDHGAANFGMSGRTFDPLFIFATMRSRTSVMSGDTAGFILTSLERVNRKKRGEEMDEEAAAKFRQMMIDKYNREAHPFYMESRLFNDGTLPLGQCRDALALGFEVALLQPIRESNFGNFKF; encoded by the coding sequence ATGGGGGACCAACCGGAAAAGAAGATTTCCCGGGCACAGAAAAAGGAAGCGGAATTCGAGGAGAACCGGCTGCACTGGCTGGAGGAGGAGAAGCGGATTCATGCTTTATGGGAGAAGGCCTACAACCCCGGCGGCGACGCCCAGAACCAGCGCCTGGCCAAGCAGGGGAAGAAGCCTCCGCGCCAGCTGATCCGGCAGCTCATCGACCCCGGGACGGAGTTTTTCGAGCTCTCCCGGGGCGCCGGCTTCGGGATCGGCTACGAGGGCGTCGAGGACGTCCCCTCCGCCGGGCTGGTGACGGGGATCGGCAAGATCCACGGCAACTGGGTCATGATCCTGGCCAACGACAGCCGGGTCACCGCCGGGGCCTACTATCCCATCAGCTGCAAGAAGCACCTCCGGGCCCAGGAGATCGCCGAGCGGTGCGGGCTCAACTTCGTCTACATCGCCGACTCGGCGGGGGCCTACCTTCCCCTGCAGGACCGGATCTTCCCGGGACGGAACCAGTTCGGCCACTTCTTCTACAACATGTGCCGCATGTCGGCGAAGGGCTTGAAGCAGTACACACTGAGCACCGGCGGCAACACCGCCGGCGGTGCCTATATCGTCTATCTTGCCTGCGAATCCATCATGATCGACGGCCTGTCCTACTCCTTCCTGGGCGGGCCGCCCATGGTGAAGTCGGCCATCGGCGAGACCGTTTCCATGGAGGACCTGGGGGGCGCGAAGGTCCATACGCACATCTCCGGCGGGGCAGATCACTTCGTGAAGTCCCAGGACGAGGGCATCGAGAAGCTTCGGGAACTGCTGGCTTTCGATCCCAAGCAGACCCTGTACGCGGACCGGCGCAAGCCCGCCGACCCGAAAGTATCCGCCGACCACCTCTACCGGGTCCTGCCGAAGGAGACCTCCAAGGGGATCAACGTCCGGGAGGTCATCGCCGCCATCGCCGACGACAGCTGGTTCAGCGAGTACAAGCGGCAGTACAACATCGGACGCGGGGACAACATCGTCTGCGGAAAGATCTTCCTGAAGGGCCTGCCGGTCGGCGTCATCGCCAGCAACAACAACGGCGTCATCTTCGTCGACTCCGCCCGGAAGGCCATCGAGTGGGTTATCCGTTGCTGCACCATGAAGATCCCCCTCCTCTACATCCAGAACTCCCCCGGCTACATGGTGGGCACGGCGGAGGAGTACGCGGGCATCGGCAAGTACGGCTCCGGGATGGTCCGGGCCTGCGCCTGTGCGGAAGTGCCGAGGATCCAGTGGATCATCGGACCGGACCACGGGGCGGCGAACTTCGGCATGTCCGGCCGCACCTTCGATCCGCTCTTCATCTTCGCCACCATGCGGTCGCGGACCTCGGTCATGTCGGGGGACACGGCGGGCTTCATCCTGACGAGCCTGGAGCGGGTCAACCGGAAGAAGCGGGGCGAGGAGATGGATGAAGAGGCGGCGGCGAAATTCCGGCAGATGATGATCGACAAGTACAATCGGGAGGCACACCCGTTCTACATGGAATCACGCCTGTTCAACGACGGGACGCTGCCCCTCGGACAGTGCCGGGACGCCCTGGCGCTGGGATTCGAGGTGGCGCTCCTGCAACCGATCAGGGAGTCGAACTTTGGCAACTTCAAGTTCTAA
- a CDS encoding PAS domain S-box protein, with protein MKKQPLECNKDIGEKTRQQLIEEIALLQRKVARLEKAEVERGKAEAARRESEEKYRTLIESTGDLIFIVDEKGIYTYVNPQFERVTGYSVQDLIGQPFTFLVSPEHIKTTIQRFRKGIRGDYTLPYDADLVHRNGERIPVEFLVTTQYDLAGKAVGRFGIGRDITERKRAEEILRQKSRQLRILSAKLSEAEESERKRIARELHDQVGQNLTVVGINLSIVKSKLPEEEMKMLRARLEDSMVLVEEITEFTRTLMSDLRPPDMDILGLVAAIGWYAERFSMRTGVEVVVEGEEIRPRLNPDVENNLFRIVQEVLTNIGKHAQATCARIRVKIHGSILRIVLTDDGVGFDPSRARRMEEQGGWGIMNMAERAEVIGGRFILESEIEKGTRVTVEVPL; from the coding sequence ATGAAAAAGCAACCTCTTGAGTGCAACAAGGACATCGGGGAAAAAACAAGACAACAGTTGATCGAAGAGATCGCCCTCCTGCAGCGCAAGGTCGCCAGGCTGGAAAAGGCGGAAGTGGAGCGCGGCAAGGCGGAGGCGGCGCGGCGGGAGAGCGAGGAAAAATACCGTACCCTGATCGAATCGACGGGAGACCTGATCTTCATCGTTGACGAGAAGGGGATCTACACTTATGTCAACCCCCAGTTCGAACGCGTGACGGGATATTCCGTTCAGGACCTGATCGGGCAGCCCTTTACGTTCCTCGTCTCTCCCGAGCACATCAAGACGACGATTCAGCGCTTCAGGAAAGGGATTCGGGGCGATTACACCCTTCCCTACGACGCGGATCTCGTTCACCGGAACGGAGAACGCATTCCCGTCGAATTCCTGGTCACGACCCAGTACGACTTGGCGGGAAAGGCCGTGGGGCGGTTCGGCATCGGCCGGGACATCACAGAGCGCAAGCGGGCCGAGGAGATCCTGAGGCAGAAAAGCCGACAGCTCCGGATACTTTCCGCAAAGCTCTCGGAGGCGGAGGAGTCCGAAAGGAAGAGGATCGCTCGGGAGTTGCACGACCAGGTGGGACAGAATCTGACGGTGGTCGGAATCAACCTGAGCATCGTGAAATCGAAACTTCCCGAGGAAGAAATGAAGATGCTCCGTGCCCGGCTGGAGGATTCGATGGTCCTGGTCGAAGAGATCACCGAATTCACCCGCACCCTGATGAGCGACCTCCGGCCCCCGGACATGGATATCCTGGGACTGGTGGCGGCCATCGGCTGGTATGCCGAGCGCTTCTCCATGCGGACCGGCGTGGAGGTCGTCGTGGAAGGGGAGGAGATCCGTCCCCGGCTGAACCCGGATGTGGAGAATAACCTGTTCCGGATTGTCCAGGAAGTTCTCACCAACATCGGGAAGCACGCCCAGGCAACCTGCGCCAGGATCCGGGTCAAGATCCACGGTTCCATACTCCGGATCGTCCTCACCGACGACGGTGTCGGATTCGATCCGTCCCGGGCGAGGAGAATGGAAGAACAGGGCGGTTGGGGGATCATGAACATGGCTGAGCGCGCCGAGGTGATCGGGGGCCGTTTCATCCTCGAATCGGAGATCGAGAAGGGAACAAGGGTGACAGTCGAGGTGCCCCTTTGA
- a CDS encoding dehydratase translates to MSKEYAYLDDYVLGEKMVSPARTVTEADIITFAGLTGDWHPLHTDVEYAAGTPFEGRIAHGMLTLSIGMALPFRLGPYSSYLPKSFIAFYGMEEVRFTAPVRIGDTIHCEVEVVDIIHKGNEKGILTIQNRIRNQRGEAVVSFVMKLFCGKRPQ, encoded by the coding sequence ATGTCAAAAGAATATGCGTACCTGGATGACTATGTCTTGGGCGAGAAAATGGTATCGCCCGCCAGGACCGTCACGGAGGCGGACATCATCACCTTTGCCGGTCTGACCGGAGACTGGCACCCGCTGCACACGGACGTGGAATATGCCGCCGGCACGCCCTTCGAGGGCCGGATCGCCCACGGCATGCTGACGCTGTCGATCGGGATGGCCCTTCCGTTCCGGCTGGGTCCATATTCGAGCTACTTGCCGAAGTCATTCATCGCCTTTTACGGAATGGAGGAAGTGCGCTTCACGGCGCCGGTGCGGATCGGCGACACCATCCACTGCGAGGTGGAGGTCGTCGACATCATACACAAGGGAAATGAAAAAGGGATCCTCACCATCCAGAACCGGATCAGGAACCAGCGGGGCGAAGCGGTTGTCTCCTTTGTGATGAAGCTGTTCTGCGGCAAGAGGCCTCAGTGA